The nucleotide sequence ATTTGCTATGATGGCGTTTCAATCTTTATTGTCATGTTGATGTACGATCTCCTATGCAAGACCTTGCCCTAGAACCGCTCGCCAAAGATCTGCCACAGACCAAACGTGGTCATGAGCGTTGTATTGCGCTGCTGATCAGTGCAACCGAGCTATTTCTGGAACGGGGTTATGACGCTGTCTCTCTGGATGATATCGTCCAGCATGCCGGAGGCTCCAAAGCTTCGATCTATAAATACTTTGGCAATAAAGAAGGCTTGTTTAAAGCCATCTGCGATTATCGTCGTATCAAGTTTTTTGAAGATATCAGTATTCCGATCGAATTGATGGCACTGGATTTTCGTAGTTATTTAGTACACACGCTACTCAATTTTTATCACCAGATCATGCAACCTGAAAACTCGGCCTTTATGCGTCTGGTGCTGGAACAGAGTCAGCGCAATCCAGAACTTGCCCAGCATATTCATGAGCGAGGCCCGGTGCATGTACAAAGTGCCATTGCTACGGCTTTAGAACAGGCAGATGCGCAAGGTTTATTGCATTGCGAGAATCCGCAATATTCGGCACAGTTGTATTTTGGTATTTTGCGCAATCTGGAATGGCGTATTCTGATGGGAATTCCGGTACAGGAAGATGATCAGGAAATCGACAAATACATCAGTTATTGTGTGGATCGCTTTTTAGACGGTCATCAAAAAGTCTAGTTTTTTTGCATTTTTCATTGCTTATAGTATATTAGCCGATTCCGTATTTTTTTCTTAAACTAACCAACAACTGATTGTTGATCGAGTTTTTCGGCAATTATTGTGGAGTAACGAATGGCTCTCCGTCACTTTCTCACCTTACGCGATTTATCAACTTTAGAACTTAACCAGATTTTGCAACGCGCAATTGAGCTTAAGCGCAAACAGCATAACAATGAAGTGTTCCAACCATTTGTTGGTAAAGTGATGGGCATGATTTTTGAGAAATCGAGTACCCGTACGCGTGTTTCGTTTGAAGCTGGCATGAGCCAATTTGGTGGTAGCGCGATTTTCCTGTCTTCACGCGATACCCAGTTAGGTCGTGGTGAACCGATTGAAGATTCTGCACGTGTGATTTCAAGCATGCTGGATATCGTGATGATCCGTACTTTCGGCCATGATATCGTGGAGCGTTTTGCATCTTATTCAAAAGTTCCAGTGATTAATGCGTTGACAGATGACCACCATCCTTGCCAGCTACTTGCTGACATGCAGACTTATGTAGAGCAACGTGGCTCAATTGAAGGTAAAACTGTTGCCTGGATTGGTGATGGCAACAATATGTGTAACTCTTATATTGAAGCTGCACATATGTGGGGCTTTAATCTGAAAATTGCAGCGCCAAAAGGCTATGAGCCACAAGAAAAATTCCTGTCTGAATTCGCGCATTGTGTGGAACTGGTTCCTTCTGCTGAAGATGCAGCGGTGAATGCTGACCTGATCGTGACTGATGTTTGGGCAAGCATGGGTCAGGAAGAAGAGCAGAAGATCCGTGAAAAAGCCTTTGCAGATTATCAGGTGAATGAACGCCTGATGGATCTTGCACATCCGGATTGCTTGTTTATGCACTGCTTGCCTGCGCATCGTGGCGAAGAGATTTCAGAAAATCTGCTTGACCATAAAAATGCCGTAGTTTGGGATGAAGCTGAAAACCGCTTGCACGCGCAAAAAGCTTTGGTTGAATTCCTGATTAATGAAAATCTGAAAAAAGACTAATTTTTTAAGATGAATCTTCACAAATTAAGCACCAATCTCTGGTGCTTTTTTTGTCTCAGCTCTTATAATCATTGTTGAAATGGAATAAAAAGTGATTTTATACAATGCAAAAAAAATATTGGGCTTTGGCACTCTTGACTGGTTTTAGCAGTGTCGCCTTACCGGTGCATGCTTCTGAATTTGACCAATATCTTCAAGAAAAAAATATTATTGACAGCAAATTTAAAATTCAGAAAAAAGCTGAGCTGAATGAATTGCTCGCAGTGCTCAGTGCAGAGGATTCCAGAACTTTACCATTGCAGATTGATCAAAATACGATTATTGAACAATTACAGTTAAGTGCCAATAAAACCACACTGAAAGGCATGATCATCACGCCCGATTTTAGCCAGTTTGAAAAAGACT is from Acinetobacter lwoffii and encodes:
- a CDS encoding TetR/AcrR family transcriptional regulator; the encoded protein is MQDLALEPLAKDLPQTKRGHERCIALLISATELFLERGYDAVSLDDIVQHAGGSKASIYKYFGNKEGLFKAICDYRRIKFFEDISIPIELMALDFRSYLVHTLLNFYHQIMQPENSAFMRLVLEQSQRNPELAQHIHERGPVHVQSAIATALEQADAQGLLHCENPQYSAQLYFGILRNLEWRILMGIPVQEDDQEIDKYISYCVDRFLDGHQKV
- the argF gene encoding ornithine carbamoyltransferase, producing the protein MALRHFLTLRDLSTLELNQILQRAIELKRKQHNNEVFQPFVGKVMGMIFEKSSTRTRVSFEAGMSQFGGSAIFLSSRDTQLGRGEPIEDSARVISSMLDIVMIRTFGHDIVERFASYSKVPVINALTDDHHPCQLLADMQTYVEQRGSIEGKTVAWIGDGNNMCNSYIEAAHMWGFNLKIAAPKGYEPQEKFLSEFAHCVELVPSAEDAAVNADLIVTDVWASMGQEEEQKIREKAFADYQVNERLMDLAHPDCLFMHCLPAHRGEEISENLLDHKNAVVWDEAENRLHAQKALVEFLINENLKKD